The segment GTGTCAGTGGAACTTTGGCAGCAGTGCGTGGAGCTTCTGCGCGATGAACTGCCTGCCCAGCAATTCAACACCTGGATCCGTCCGCTACAGGTCGAAGCCGAAGGCGACGAGTTGCGCGTCTACGCGCCTAACCGGTTCGTGCTCGACTGGGTCAATGAAAAGTACCTGGGTCGTCTGCTCGAGCTGCTGGGTGAACACGGCAAGGGCATTGCGCCTGCGCTTTCCTTATTAATAGGTAGCCGCCGCAGCTCCGCCCCGCGCGCCGCCCCCAACGCGCCGGTCAGTGCAGCAGTGGCCGCATCCATGGCCCAGCAGGTTCCAGCCCAGCCAGCCCCGCAAGTGCAGGTGGCGAGCGAACCGGTGGCAGCACCGGTCGCGCAACTGGTGCTGGAGGCCGAAGAGCCATCCAGCCGTGACAGCTTCGACAGCATGGCTGAGGTGGCCACGCCACCTGCCGCCAGCACGCGCACCGAGCAGCGTACGGTGCAGGTTGAAGGCGCGCTCAAGCACACCAGCTACCTCAACCGCACCTTCACCTTCGAAACCTTCGTCGAAGGTAAGTCGAACCAGCTGGCGCGCGCCGCTGCCTGGCAGGTGGCCGACAACCCCAAGCACGGTTACAACCCGCTGTTCCTGTATGGCGGCGTGGGCTTGGGTAAGACTCACTTGATGCATGCTGTGGGTAACCACCTGCTGAAGAAGAACCCGAACGCCAAGGTGGTCTACCTGCATTCGGAGCGCTTCGTCGCCGACATGGTCAAGGCGCTGCAGCTGAACGCCATCAACGAATTCAAACGCTTCTACCGCTCGGTGGACGCGCTGCTGATCGACGATATCCAGTTCTTCGCCCGCAAGGAGCGTTCCCAGGAAGAGTTTTTCCACACCTTCAACGCCCTGCTCGAGGGCGGCCAGCAGGTGATTCTCACCAGCGACCGCTACCCGAAGGAAATCGAAGGCCTGGAAGAGCGCCTGAAGTCGCGCTTTGGCTGGGGCCTGACGGTGGCCGTGGAGCCGCCAGAACTGGAAACCCGTGTGGCCATCCTGATGAAGAAAGCCGACCAGGCCAAGGTCGAGCTGCCGCACGATGCGGCGTTCTTCATCGCCCAGCGCATCCGCTCCAACGTGCGCGAACTGGAAGGCGCCCTGAAGCGGGTTATCGCCCACTCGCACTTCATGGGCCGCGACATCACCATCGAGCTGATCCGCGAGTCGCTGAAGGACCTGCTGGCGTTGCAAGACAAGCTGGTCAGTGTGGATAACATCCAGCGCACCGTGGCCGAGTACTACAAGATCAAGATCGCCGACCTGTTGTCCAAGCGCCGTTCGCGCTCGGTGGCGCGCCCGCGCCAGGTGGCCATGGCGTTGTCCAAAGAGCTGACCAACCACAGCCTGCCGGAAATCGGCGACATGTTTGGCGGCCGCGACCACACCACCGTGCTGCACGCCTGCCGCAAGATCAACGAATTGAAGGAATCCGACGCGGACATCCGCGAGGACTACAAGAACCTGCTGCGTACGCTGACGACCTGATGGCCGTTGGCGCAGCTAATTGAAGGCAAGGGACTAGACCATGCATTTCACCATTCAACGCGAAGCCCTGTTGAAACCCCTGCAACTGGTCGCAGGCGTCGTCGAGCGCCGCCAGACCTTGCCGGTCCTGTCCAACGTCCTGCTGGTCGTGCAAGGCCAGCAACTGTCGTTGACCGGTACCGACCTGGAAGTCGAACTGGTTGGCCGCGTGCAATTGGAAGAACCCGCCGAGCCGGGCGAGATCACCGTCCCTGCGCGCAAGCTGATGGACATCTGCAAGAGCCTACCCAGCGACGTGCTGATCGACATCAAGGTCGACGAACAGAAGCTGCTGGTCAAGGCCGGCCGTAGCCGCTTCACCCTGTCGACCCTGCCGGCCAACGACTTCCCCACCGTGGAAGAAGGCCCGGGCTCGCTGACCTGCAACCTGGAGCAAAGCAAGCTGCGCCGCCTGATCGAGCGCACCAGCTTCGCCATGGCCCAGCAGGATGTGCGCTACTACCTCAACGGCATGCTGCTTGAGGTGTCCACCGACACCCTGCGCGCCGTGGCCACCGACGGTCACCGTCTGGCGCTGTGCGCCATGCACGCACCGATTGGCCAGGCCGACCGCCATCAGGTGATCGTGCCGCGCAAAGGTATCCTCGAGCTGGCGCGCCTGCTCACCGACCCGGAAGGCATGGTCAGCATCGTACTGGGCCAGCATCACATTCGCGCGACCACCGGTGAGTTCACCTTCACCTCCAAGCTGGTCGACGGCAAGTTCCCGGACTACGAGCGCGTGCTGCCCAAGGGCGGCGACAAGCTGGTGGTCGGCGACCGTCAGGCCCTGCGTGAAGCTTTCAGTCGTACCGCCATTCTGTCCAACGAGAAGTACCGCGGTATCCGCCTGCAACTGGCCGCCGGCCAGCTGAAAATCCAGGCCAACAACCCGGAGCAGGAAGAAGCGGAAGAAGAGATCAGCGTCGACTACGAAGGCAGCTCGCTGGAGATCGGTTTCAACGTCAGCTACCTGCTGGACGTGCTGGGTGTGATGACCACTGAACAGGTTCGCCTGATTCTGTCGGACTCCAACAGCAGCGCCCTGTTGCAGGAAGCCGGCAATGACGACTCTTCCTACGTTGTCATGCCGATGCGTCTGTAATTCGTAGCAGGCCCAATGTCCCTTCTACGCCTTTCGGTCACCGCGGTGCGTAACCTGCACCCGGTGACCCTCTCTCCCTCCCCCCGCATCAACATCCTTTACGGCGACAACGGCAGCGGCAAGACCAGCGTGCTCGAGGCCGTGCACCTGCTCGGGCTGGCGCGCTCGTTCCGTAGTACTCGGCTTAACCCGGTGATCCAATACGATCAGCCCACCTGCACGGTGTTTGGCCAGGTTGAATTGGCTGAGGGTGGCACCAGCAACCTGGGTGTTTCCCGGGAGCGGCAAGGGGATTTCACCATTCGCATCGACGGGCAAAACGCCCGCAGCGCGGCTCAGTTGGCCGAGATGTTGCCGCTGCAGTTGATCAACCCGGACAGTTTCCGCTTGCTGGAAGGTGCGCCGAAGGTTCGTCGGCAGTTCCTCGACTGGGGTGTGTTCCACGTGGAACCCCGCTTCATGGCCACCTGGCAGAGGCTGCAGAAGGCCCTGCGGCAGCGGAACTCATGGCTGCGGCATGGTACACTTGACGCCGTTTCGCAAGCCGCCTGGGATCGGGAGTTGTGTCTCGCCAGTGCGGAAATAGATGAATACCGTCGCAATTACATCAAGGCCTTGAAGCCCGTCTTCGAGCGAACCCTGAGCGAGCTGGTCGAACTGGACGGGCTGACCCTGAGCTACTACCGCGGCTGGGACAAGGACCGGGAACTCAACGAAGTCCTCGCCACCTCCCTTCTTCGTGATCAGCAAATGGGCCACACCCAGGCCGGGCCACAGCGTGCCGATTTGCGCCTACGGCTGGGCGCCAACAACGCCGCTGACATCCTTTCGCGGGGCCAGCAGAAGCTGGTGGTGTGTGCGCTGCGGATTGCCCAAGGGCACCTGGTCAGCCAGGTCCGTCGCGGTCAGTGTATTTATCTGGTGGATGACTTGCCGTCCGAGTTGGACGAACAGCACCGCCGCGCCCTGTGCCGCTTGCTTGAAGAATTGAACTGCCAGGTGTTCATCACCTGTGTAGA is part of the Pseudomonas fakonensis genome and harbors:
- the dnaA gene encoding chromosomal replication initiator protein DnaA; the protein is MSVELWQQCVELLRDELPAQQFNTWIRPLQVEAEGDELRVYAPNRFVLDWVNEKYLGRLLELLGEHGKGIAPALSLLIGSRRSSAPRAAPNAPVSAAVAASMAQQVPAQPAPQVQVASEPVAAPVAQLVLEAEEPSSRDSFDSMAEVATPPAASTRTEQRTVQVEGALKHTSYLNRTFTFETFVEGKSNQLARAAAWQVADNPKHGYNPLFLYGGVGLGKTHLMHAVGNHLLKKNPNAKVVYLHSERFVADMVKALQLNAINEFKRFYRSVDALLIDDIQFFARKERSQEEFFHTFNALLEGGQQVILTSDRYPKEIEGLEERLKSRFGWGLTVAVEPPELETRVAILMKKADQAKVELPHDAAFFIAQRIRSNVRELEGALKRVIAHSHFMGRDITIELIRESLKDLLALQDKLVSVDNIQRTVAEYYKIKIADLLSKRRSRSVARPRQVAMALSKELTNHSLPEIGDMFGGRDHTTVLHACRKINELKESDADIREDYKNLLRTLTT
- the dnaN gene encoding DNA polymerase III subunit beta, which gives rise to MHFTIQREALLKPLQLVAGVVERRQTLPVLSNVLLVVQGQQLSLTGTDLEVELVGRVQLEEPAEPGEITVPARKLMDICKSLPSDVLIDIKVDEQKLLVKAGRSRFTLSTLPANDFPTVEEGPGSLTCNLEQSKLRRLIERTSFAMAQQDVRYYLNGMLLEVSTDTLRAVATDGHRLALCAMHAPIGQADRHQVIVPRKGILELARLLTDPEGMVSIVLGQHHIRATTGEFTFTSKLVDGKFPDYERVLPKGGDKLVVGDRQALREAFSRTAILSNEKYRGIRLQLAAGQLKIQANNPEQEEAEEEISVDYEGSSLEIGFNVSYLLDVLGVMTTEQVRLILSDSNSSALLQEAGNDDSSYVVMPMRL
- the recF gene encoding DNA replication/repair protein RecF (All proteins in this family for which functions are known are DNA-binding proteins that assist the filamentation of RecA onto DNA for the initiation of recombination or recombinational repair.) encodes the protein MSLLRLSVTAVRNLHPVTLSPSPRINILYGDNGSGKTSVLEAVHLLGLARSFRSTRLNPVIQYDQPTCTVFGQVELAEGGTSNLGVSRERQGDFTIRIDGQNARSAAQLAEMLPLQLINPDSFRLLEGAPKVRRQFLDWGVFHVEPRFMATWQRLQKALRQRNSWLRHGTLDAVSQAAWDRELCLASAEIDEYRRNYIKALKPVFERTLSELVELDGLTLSYYRGWDKDRELNEVLATSLLRDQQMGHTQAGPQRADLRLRLGANNAADILSRGQQKLVVCALRIAQGHLVSQVRRGQCIYLVDDLPSELDEQHRRALCRLLEELNCQVFITCVDHEFLREGWQTETPVALFHVEQGRITQTHDHRE